A single Anopheles arabiensis isolate DONGOLA chromosome 2, AaraD3, whole genome shotgun sequence DNA region contains:
- the LOC120903262 gene encoding protein elav isoform X1 produces the protein MTNKVLAAVQDLQKQQQQQQQQQQQQQQQQQQQQQQQQNGANGGGGGGGGEAGQTVAGGAAGGGGQSSDNNSRTNLIVNYLPQTMTEEEIRSLFSSVGEVESVKLVRDKNVIYPGQPKGQSLGYGFVNYHRPQDAEQAVNVLNGLRLQNKVLKVSFARPSSEGIKGANLYISGLPKTITQEELETIFRPYGEIITSRVLIQDGNDKPKGVGFIRFDQRKEAERAIQALNGTTPKGLTDPITVKFSNTPGQNAAAKVVQPALPAFLNPQLTRRLGAIHHPINKGLARFSPMGGEVLDMMLPAAPANGLNVAPSGGWSIFIYNLAPETEENTLWQLFGPFGAVQNVKVIKDAATNQCKGYGFVTMTNYEEAMLAIRSLNGYTLGQRVLQVSFKTNKSNMQH, from the exons ATGACGAACAAGGTGCTGGCGGCGGTGCAGGACCtccagaagcagcagcagcaacagcagcagcaacaacagcagcagcagcagcaacagcagcaacagcagcagcagcagcagaatggcgcaaacggtggcggtggtggtggtggtggtgaagcaGGCCAAACGGTGGCCGGCGGTGCGGCGGGCGGCGGTGGCCAAAGCTCGGACAACAACTCGCGCACCAACCTGATCGTGAACTATCTGCCACAGACAATGACGGAGGAAGAGATCCGGTCGCTGTTCTCGAGCGTCGGCGAGGTGGAAAGCGTGAAGCTGGTGCGCGACAAGAACGTCATCTACCCGGGGCAGCCGAAGGGGCAGAGCCTCGGGTACGGCTTCGTCAACTACCACCGGCCGCAGGATGCCGAGCAGGCGGTGAACGTGCTGAACGGGCTGCGGTTACAGAACAAGGTGCTGAAGGTGTCGTTCGCCCGGCCCAGCTCGGAGGGCATCAAGGGTGCGAACCTGTACATCTCCGGCCTGCCGAAGACGATCACGCAGGAGGAGCTGGAGACGATCTTCCGGCCGTACGGCGAGATCATCACGTCGCGCGTCCTCATCCAGGACGGCAACGACAAGCCGAAGGGCGTCGGCTTCATCCGGTTCGACCAGCGCAAGGAGGCGGAGCGGGCGATCCAGGCGCTTAACGGTACCACGCCGAAGGGGCTGACCGATCCGATCACGGTCAAGTTCTCGAACACGCCGGGCCAGAATGCGGCGGCCAAGGTGGTGCAGCCGGCCCTGCCCGCCTTCCTGAACCCGCAGCTGACGCGCCGGCTCGGCGCAATTCACCATCCGATCAACAAAGGGCTGGCCCGGTTTTCGCCCATGGGCGGGGAGGTGCTGGACATGATGCTGCCCGCCGCACCCGCCAACGGCTTGAACGTGGCCCCGTCCGGTGGCTGGAGCATATTCATCTACAATCTCGCACCGGAGACGGAGGAAAACACGCTGTGGCAGCTGttcggcccgttcggtgcggTGCAGAACGTGAAGGTCATCAAGGATGCGGCCACGAACCAGTGCAAGGGGTACGGGTTCGTGACGATGACCAACTACGAGGAGGCGATGCTGGCCATCCGGTCCCTCAACGGCTACACGCTCGGTCAGCGCGTCCTGCAAGTCAGCTTCAAGACCAACAAGTCAAA TATGCAACATTAA
- the LOC120903262 gene encoding protein elav isoform X2, producing the protein MTNKVLAAVQDLQKQQQQQQQQQQQQQQQQQQQQQQQQNGANGGGGGGGGEAGQTVAGGAAGGGGQSSDNNSRTNLIVNYLPQTMTEEEIRSLFSSVGEVESVKLVRDKNVIYPGQPKGQSLGYGFVNYHRPQDAEQAVNVLNGLRLQNKVLKVSFARPSSEGIKGANLYISGLPKTITQEELETIFRPYGEIITSRVLIQDGNDKPKGVGFIRFDQRKEAERAIQALNGTTPKGLTDPITVKFSNTPGQNAAAKVVQPALPAFLNPQLTRRLGAIHHPINKGLARFSPMGGEVLDMMLPAAPANGLNVAPSGGWSIFIYNLAPETEENTLWQLFGPFGAVQNVKVIKDAATNQCKGYGFVTMTNYEEAMLAIRSLNGYTLGQRVLQVSFKTNKSK; encoded by the coding sequence ATGACGAACAAGGTGCTGGCGGCGGTGCAGGACCtccagaagcagcagcagcaacagcagcagcaacaacagcagcagcagcagcaacagcagcaacagcagcagcagcagcagaatggcgcaaacggtggcggtggtggtggtggtggtgaagcaGGCCAAACGGTGGCCGGCGGTGCGGCGGGCGGCGGTGGCCAAAGCTCGGACAACAACTCGCGCACCAACCTGATCGTGAACTATCTGCCACAGACAATGACGGAGGAAGAGATCCGGTCGCTGTTCTCGAGCGTCGGCGAGGTGGAAAGCGTGAAGCTGGTGCGCGACAAGAACGTCATCTACCCGGGGCAGCCGAAGGGGCAGAGCCTCGGGTACGGCTTCGTCAACTACCACCGGCCGCAGGATGCCGAGCAGGCGGTGAACGTGCTGAACGGGCTGCGGTTACAGAACAAGGTGCTGAAGGTGTCGTTCGCCCGGCCCAGCTCGGAGGGCATCAAGGGTGCGAACCTGTACATCTCCGGCCTGCCGAAGACGATCACGCAGGAGGAGCTGGAGACGATCTTCCGGCCGTACGGCGAGATCATCACGTCGCGCGTCCTCATCCAGGACGGCAACGACAAGCCGAAGGGCGTCGGCTTCATCCGGTTCGACCAGCGCAAGGAGGCGGAGCGGGCGATCCAGGCGCTTAACGGTACCACGCCGAAGGGGCTGACCGATCCGATCACGGTCAAGTTCTCGAACACGCCGGGCCAGAATGCGGCGGCCAAGGTGGTGCAGCCGGCCCTGCCCGCCTTCCTGAACCCGCAGCTGACGCGCCGGCTCGGCGCAATTCACCATCCGATCAACAAAGGGCTGGCCCGGTTTTCGCCCATGGGCGGGGAGGTGCTGGACATGATGCTGCCCGCCGCACCCGCCAACGGCTTGAACGTGGCCCCGTCCGGTGGCTGGAGCATATTCATCTACAATCTCGCACCGGAGACGGAGGAAAACACGCTGTGGCAGCTGttcggcccgttcggtgcggTGCAGAACGTGAAGGTCATCAAGGATGCGGCCACGAACCAGTGCAAGGGGTACGGGTTCGTGACGATGACCAACTACGAGGAGGCGATGCTGGCCATCCGGTCCCTCAACGGCTACACGCTCGGTCAGCGCGTCCTGCAAGTCAGCTTCAAGACCAACAAGTCAAAGTAA